In Labilithrix sp., a single genomic region encodes these proteins:
- a CDS encoding sulfatase-like hydrolase/transferase has product MSRRFLDAIAPDLGGILAATLVLGGAFAIWAATAHLKGAPTDLEGLEAHEDGDGDGGAGEPESRVETTAADAGTTVSAPRVQRSYNVILVSVDTLRADLGFSGYPRPVSPNIDALAAKSVVFERTYALASFTPKCLGPMMIGRYSSEIYRDYEHYTKFGADNVFLAERIHDNGGRSAAAMCHRYFGWKKGLDQGFDLWDTSSIPPNSVDNDPTPTSEKLTDTAIGILSSQNGADLPLKDGKPVGADDKHTGRFFTWVHYLDPHLPYVTHKDAPSFASMGGAGIPTLRNTYDVEVWFTDKHIGRLFAHIAAQPWAPETAIILTADHGEAFGEKGHYGHGRELWEPLVRVPLIVYIPGGTPRRIETRRSHIDIVPTVLDLMGMATDDPLLHGKSLLKDIANTGPLEDHDIFIDMPDGPYNDLRRAVIFGPGAGFKMIEFQGNRPSELYDLANDPKESKNLASDAAKLKEAKEAMARVRATIKELPPQR; this is encoded by the coding sequence ATGTCGCGCCGTTTCCTCGATGCGATCGCGCCCGATCTCGGCGGCATCCTGGCGGCGACCCTCGTCCTCGGCGGCGCCTTCGCGATCTGGGCGGCGACGGCGCACCTCAAGGGCGCGCCGACCGATCTCGAGGGGCTCGAGGCGCACGAGGACGGCGACGGCGACGGCGGAGCGGGCGAGCCCGAGTCGCGGGTCGAGACGACGGCGGCCGACGCCGGCACGACCGTCTCCGCGCCGCGCGTGCAGCGCTCGTACAACGTCATCCTCGTCTCCGTCGACACGCTCCGCGCCGACCTCGGGTTCAGCGGCTACCCGCGCCCCGTCTCGCCGAACATCGACGCCCTCGCGGCGAAGAGCGTCGTCTTCGAGCGGACGTACGCGCTGGCGTCGTTCACGCCGAAGTGCCTCGGCCCGATGATGATCGGGCGCTACTCGAGCGAGATCTATCGCGACTACGAGCACTACACGAAGTTCGGCGCCGACAACGTGTTCCTCGCGGAGCGCATCCACGACAACGGCGGGCGCTCCGCGGCGGCGATGTGCCATCGCTACTTCGGCTGGAAGAAGGGGCTCGACCAGGGCTTCGACCTCTGGGACACGAGCTCGATCCCGCCCAACTCGGTCGACAACGATCCGACGCCGACGAGCGAGAAGCTCACCGACACCGCGATCGGGATCCTGAGCTCGCAGAACGGCGCCGACCTCCCGCTCAAGGACGGCAAGCCGGTCGGGGCCGACGACAAGCACACCGGCCGCTTCTTCACCTGGGTCCACTACCTCGATCCGCACTTGCCGTACGTCACGCACAAGGACGCGCCGAGCTTCGCGAGCATGGGCGGCGCCGGCATCCCCACCCTGCGCAACACCTACGACGTCGAGGTCTGGTTCACGGACAAGCACATCGGCCGCCTCTTCGCGCACATCGCGGCGCAGCCGTGGGCGCCGGAGACCGCGATCATCCTCACCGCCGATCACGGCGAGGCGTTCGGCGAGAAAGGTCATTACGGCCACGGCCGCGAGCTCTGGGAGCCGCTCGTGCGCGTGCCGCTCATCGTCTACATCCCCGGCGGCACGCCGCGTCGCATCGAGACGCGCCGCTCGCACATCGACATCGTGCCCACCGTCCTCGATCTCATGGGGATGGCGACGGACGATCCGCTCCTCCACGGCAAGAGCCTGCTCAAGGACATCGCGAACACCGGCCCGCTCGAGGACCACGACATCTTCATCGACATGCCGGACGGCCCGTACAACGATCTCCGCCGCGCGGTCATCTTCGGCCCCGGCGCCGGCTTCAAGATGATCGAGTTCCAGGGCAACCGTCCGTCCGAGCTCTACGACCTCGCGAACGATCCGAAGGAGTCGAAGAACCTCGCGAGCGACGCCGCGAAGCTCAAGGAAGCCAAGGAGGCGATGGCCCGCGTCCGCGCGACGATCAAGGAGCTACCGCCGCAACGCTGA
- a CDS encoding thymidine phosphorylase, whose amino-acid sequence MKRTIVETIEAKRDGASLPPEEIKDFLRSLVDNQVADYQMAAFLMAVFFRGLDDAETVALTEAMLHSGSVLDLSSVPGIKVDKHSTGGVGDKVSICLAPLVAACGVPVPMVSGRGLGHTGGTLDKLEAIPGFRTDLPIADFARIVQDVGTCMIGQTQEIAPADKRIYALRDVTATVESIPLIVASILSKKLAEGIDALVLDVKVGKGAFMKDEAKARALAERLVSVGTRAGKEVVAVLTRMDAPLGRAIGNANETREALEVLHGEGPSDLVECTLVLGAEMLVLGKKAASIEEATTKLRAAIADGSAIRTMERMVAAQGGDASVVATPSKLDVAKHVVEVKAPRSGYVTGIDALTLGLTGVAMGAGRTRADQKVDPAVGIEIDKKPGEAVKTGDVVARLFLHAANDDLVTRAASAFTYGDAKPADAPLVVGRITA is encoded by the coding sequence ATGAAGCGCACGATCGTCGAGACCATCGAAGCGAAGCGGGACGGAGCGTCGCTCCCGCCCGAGGAGATCAAGGATTTTCTGCGATCGCTGGTCGACAACCAGGTCGCGGACTACCAGATGGCGGCCTTCTTGATGGCAGTGTTCTTCCGCGGCCTCGACGACGCGGAGACGGTGGCGCTGACGGAGGCGATGCTCCACTCCGGTTCGGTGCTCGATCTCTCGAGCGTGCCCGGCATCAAGGTCGACAAGCACTCGACCGGCGGCGTGGGCGACAAGGTGTCGATCTGCCTCGCTCCGCTCGTCGCCGCGTGCGGCGTGCCTGTCCCGATGGTGAGCGGCCGCGGCCTGGGCCACACCGGCGGCACGCTCGACAAGCTCGAGGCGATCCCGGGCTTCCGCACCGACCTCCCGATCGCGGACTTCGCGCGCATCGTGCAGGACGTCGGCACGTGCATGATCGGGCAGACGCAGGAGATCGCCCCCGCCGACAAGCGCATCTACGCGCTGCGCGACGTCACGGCGACGGTCGAGTCGATCCCGCTCATCGTCGCCTCGATCCTCTCGAAGAAGCTGGCGGAGGGCATCGACGCCCTGGTCCTCGACGTGAAGGTCGGCAAGGGCGCGTTCATGAAGGACGAGGCGAAGGCGCGCGCGCTCGCGGAGCGCCTCGTGAGCGTCGGCACGCGCGCGGGCAAGGAGGTCGTCGCCGTGCTGACGCGCATGGACGCCCCGCTCGGCCGCGCGATCGGCAACGCGAACGAGACGCGCGAGGCGCTCGAGGTCCTGCACGGCGAGGGCCCGAGCGATCTGGTCGAGTGCACGCTGGTCCTCGGCGCCGAGATGCTCGTCCTCGGCAAGAAGGCGGCGAGCATCGAGGAGGCGACGACGAAGCTCCGCGCCGCGATCGCCGACGGCTCCGCGATCCGCACGATGGAGCGGATGGTCGCGGCGCAAGGCGGCGACGCCTCGGTGGTCGCGACGCCGTCGAAGCTCGACGTCGCGAAGCACGTCGTGGAGGTGAAGGCCCCACGAAGCGGCTACGTCACCGGCATCGACGCCCTCACCCTGGGCCTCACCGGCGTCGCGATGGGCGCCGGCCGCACGCGCGCCGACCAGAAGGTCGATCCCGCGGTGGGCATCGAGATCGACAAGAAGCCGGGCGAAGCGGTGAAGACGGGCGACGTCGTCGCGCGCTTGTTCCTCCACGCCGCGAACGACGACCTCGTGACCCGCGCCGCGTCAGCCTTCACGTACGGCGACGCGAAGCCCGCCGACGCCCCGCTCGTCGTCGGCCGCATCACGGCCTGA
- a CDS encoding PH domain-containing protein, with protein sequence MNDLKPPREGLMPGASGAEELLFSGHPAVIQSFGGLLLAILTLGISALVQYVRTRGTTYKITTQRVVIETGVFSKRMEQIDLYRVVDYVVERPIGQRIMGTGNIVLEAMDKTTPEIRIEGVKTDVMRLYEQLRYSTEQEKKRRNVRLLEAEHA encoded by the coding sequence ATGAACGACCTCAAGCCGCCGCGCGAAGGGTTGATGCCGGGCGCGTCGGGCGCCGAGGAGCTGCTCTTCTCGGGCCATCCCGCCGTCATCCAGAGCTTCGGCGGGCTCTTGCTCGCGATCCTGACGCTCGGCATCTCCGCGCTCGTGCAGTACGTCCGCACGCGCGGGACGACGTACAAGATCACGACGCAGCGGGTCGTGATCGAGACGGGCGTCTTCTCGAAGCGGATGGAGCAGATCGACCTCTATCGCGTGGTCGACTACGTGGTGGAGCGCCCGATCGGCCAGCGCATCATGGGCACGGGCAACATCGTGCTCGAGGCGATGGACAAGACGACGCCGGAGATCCGCATCGAGGGCGTGAAGACGGACGTGATGCGGCTCTACGAGCAGCTCCGCTACTCGACCGAGCAAGAGAAGAAGCGGCGCAACGTCCGCCTCCTCGAAGCCGAGCACGCCTGA
- the metG gene encoding methionine--tRNA ligase, with translation MGQFYVTTPIYYVNDIPHVGHAYTTIIADAVRRVHRLFGDETYFLTGTDEHGQKIERKAAEEGKDPKAFCDEVSARFKETWPKLDVEYDRFIRTTDPDHEAFVADLWKKIADKGDLYLGDFEGWNCVGCEGFKTEKELEQPGNLCPIHKKPVEWLKEPTYFFRLSKWQEPLLRLYEKHPELIQPETRRNEVLAFVREGLNDLSCSRVTFKWGIPVPGDPAHVMYVWFDALTNYRSALGHGDLTRFWSPKGKVVHLVGKDILRFHTVYWPAFLLAAGYSEEELPNVVFAHGFLTVDGEKMSKSLKNGVDPLKVAGELGADVLRYHLLRAVAFGQDGDFDHEALLERYNADLGKNVGNLLNRVLGLCTKNGHATQPKDDGPDTALETDLDEQVRALTALAKKQWDELAPHLALETTMKLSNAGNAYVDKAAPWAEAKKGDAARVAKILSRLLRLLEALSVMLWPAMPRKADAMRAQLGLAPIDPKVGASLWPEGVSPSRPEITLAPAGPLFPTFDDKAQKELLDRLVPKPAPAVPAAPPPSRPDLPPVSMAPATSLIINYDHFSMVDLRVGLVKTCEKVPKKDKLLRLTVDLGEAEPRTIVAGLALTFQPDQLVGRRVVVVANLAPREFGKGLVSHGMLLATGPSEALHLATIGDDVAPGSRLK, from the coding sequence ATGGGCCAGTTCTACGTCACGACGCCGATCTACTACGTCAACGACATCCCGCACGTCGGGCACGCGTACACGACGATCATCGCCGACGCGGTCCGGCGCGTTCATCGCCTCTTCGGCGACGAGACGTACTTCCTGACTGGCACCGACGAGCACGGCCAGAAGATCGAGCGCAAGGCGGCGGAGGAGGGGAAGGACCCGAAGGCGTTCTGCGACGAGGTCAGCGCGCGCTTCAAGGAGACCTGGCCGAAGCTCGACGTCGAGTACGACCGCTTCATCCGCACGACCGATCCCGATCACGAGGCCTTCGTCGCCGACCTCTGGAAGAAGATCGCGGACAAGGGCGATCTCTACCTCGGCGACTTCGAGGGCTGGAACTGCGTCGGCTGCGAGGGCTTCAAGACGGAGAAGGAGCTCGAGCAGCCGGGCAACCTCTGTCCGATCCACAAGAAGCCGGTCGAGTGGCTCAAGGAGCCGACCTACTTCTTCCGCCTCTCGAAGTGGCAGGAGCCGCTCCTCCGCCTCTACGAGAAGCACCCCGAGCTCATTCAGCCGGAGACGCGCCGCAACGAGGTGCTCGCGTTCGTGCGCGAGGGCCTGAACGATCTCTCGTGCTCGCGCGTCACCTTCAAATGGGGCATCCCCGTCCCCGGCGATCCGGCGCACGTCATGTACGTCTGGTTCGACGCGCTCACGAACTACCGGAGCGCGCTCGGCCACGGCGACCTCACGCGCTTCTGGTCGCCGAAGGGGAAGGTCGTCCACCTCGTCGGCAAGGACATCCTCCGCTTCCACACCGTCTACTGGCCGGCGTTCCTCCTCGCGGCGGGCTACTCGGAGGAGGAGCTGCCGAACGTCGTCTTCGCGCACGGCTTCCTCACCGTCGACGGCGAGAAGATGTCGAAGTCGCTGAAGAACGGCGTCGATCCGCTCAAGGTCGCGGGCGAGCTCGGCGCGGACGTCCTTCGTTACCACCTCCTCCGCGCGGTCGCGTTCGGGCAGGACGGGGACTTCGATCACGAGGCGCTCCTCGAGCGCTACAACGCAGATCTCGGCAAAAACGTTGGAAACCTCCTGAACCGCGTGCTCGGCCTCTGCACGAAGAACGGCCACGCGACGCAGCCGAAGGACGACGGCCCGGACACGGCGCTCGAGACCGACCTCGACGAGCAGGTCCGCGCCCTCACCGCGCTGGCAAAGAAGCAGTGGGACGAGCTCGCTCCTCACCTCGCGCTCGAGACGACGATGAAGCTCTCGAACGCCGGCAACGCCTACGTCGACAAGGCGGCCCCGTGGGCGGAGGCGAAGAAGGGCGACGCCGCGCGCGTCGCGAAGATCCTCTCGCGCCTCCTCCGTCTCCTCGAAGCGCTCTCGGTGATGCTCTGGCCCGCGATGCCGCGGAAGGCGGACGCGATGCGCGCGCAGCTCGGCCTCGCGCCGATCGATCCGAAGGTCGGCGCCTCGCTCTGGCCGGAGGGGGTTTCTCCGTCGCGTCCGGAGATCACCCTCGCGCCGGCGGGCCCGCTCTTCCCGACCTTCGACGACAAGGCGCAGAAGGAGCTCCTCGATCGCCTCGTCCCGAAGCCCGCCCCCGCCGTCCCCGCCGCCCCGCCGCCCTCGCGGCCGGATCTCCCCCCGGTCTCGATGGCGCCGGCGACGTCGCTCATCATCAACTACGACCATTTCTCGATGGTCGACCTCCGCGTCGGCCTCGTGAAGACGTGCGAGAAGGTGCCGAAGAAGGACAAGCTCCTCCGCCTCACGGTGGACCTCGGCGAGGCGGAGCCGCGCACCATCGTCGCGGGCCTGGCGCTCACGTTCCAGCCCGACCAGCTGGTGGGCCGGCGCGTCGTGGTCGTGGCGAACCTGGCCCCGCGCGAGTTCGGCAAGGGCCTGGTCTCGCACGGCATGCTCCTCGCCACGGGCCCATCGGAGGCCCTCCACCTGGCGACGATCGGCGACGACGTCGCGCCCGGCTCGCGCCTGAAGTAA
- the xseA gene encoding exodeoxyribonuclease VII large subunit, protein MAKGPKRGETIAFDFALLPPRPAAPPVSEEAAAERGAPDSRAPGVAEPGAPATRPAMAAAETPWTPDPLPTRNEPWAPAPLPERREPVASKPEGPRVLTVGQLGRVVGRSLERTFAAELWVEGEVSGARPAASGHVYFCMKDEAEDASIDVVLYRSSVSPRGRALVKDGARIKVRGKPTYWSPRGKLQFVGDRVEPTGKGALLEALEKLKEKLSAEGLFAQERKRALPHDPRVVGVVTSASGAVIHDICKVAFRRGGAHILLAAAQVQGPGAVDSIRRALRLLQRVAAVDVIVIGRGGGSSDDLGAFNDEHVVRDVAACRVPIVSAVGHEVDVTLVDFAADARAATPSQAAEMIVPDLGARRKLLEERTRRLERAMRARLAEDRAENARLMRAFGDPRLLIASAQQRVDELTLHLGRLAQRRIANEKDAALALDARLRVQHPQLRIARDGMRLADLDGRLAAAARHLVREETTRTAALAERLRQTAPELVRTRSANAAALGEQLARVAPALVRARAAESASLAERLHRVAPHLVRDRAAAVAKLAARLDAMSPLKVLARGYAIVTRAEDGRAVRDAAEVTPGDTVHVRVGEGGFDATVERSK, encoded by the coding sequence ATGGCGAAGGGACCGAAGCGCGGCGAGACGATCGCCTTCGACTTTGCCCTCCTCCCGCCCCGCCCGGCCGCGCCGCCGGTCTCGGAGGAGGCCGCGGCGGAGCGCGGCGCGCCTGACTCGCGTGCGCCTGGCGTGGCCGAGCCAGGCGCCCCCGCGACGCGCCCTGCCATGGCCGCCGCGGAGACCCCGTGGACGCCGGACCCGTTGCCCACCAGGAACGAGCCGTGGGCGCCGGCGCCGTTGCCGGAGAGGCGCGAGCCGGTGGCGTCGAAGCCCGAGGGGCCGCGCGTGCTCACGGTGGGGCAGCTCGGGCGGGTCGTGGGGCGGTCGCTCGAGCGGACGTTCGCGGCGGAGCTGTGGGTCGAGGGCGAGGTGTCGGGGGCGCGGCCGGCGGCGAGCGGGCACGTCTACTTCTGCATGAAGGACGAGGCCGAAGACGCGTCGATCGACGTCGTGCTCTACCGGAGCTCCGTGTCGCCGCGCGGGCGTGCGCTCGTGAAGGACGGGGCGCGGATCAAGGTGCGCGGGAAGCCGACGTACTGGTCGCCGCGCGGGAAGCTGCAGTTCGTCGGCGATCGCGTGGAGCCCACCGGCAAGGGCGCGTTGCTCGAAGCGCTCGAGAAGCTGAAGGAGAAGCTCTCGGCCGAGGGCCTCTTCGCGCAGGAGCGAAAGCGCGCGCTGCCGCACGATCCGCGCGTCGTCGGAGTCGTGACGAGCGCGAGCGGCGCCGTCATCCACGACATCTGCAAGGTCGCGTTCCGCCGCGGCGGGGCGCACATCCTCCTCGCCGCCGCGCAGGTGCAAGGGCCCGGCGCGGTCGACTCGATCCGGCGCGCGCTGCGGCTCCTCCAGCGCGTCGCCGCCGTCGACGTGATCGTGATCGGACGCGGCGGCGGATCGTCGGACGACCTCGGCGCGTTCAACGACGAGCACGTCGTGCGCGACGTCGCGGCGTGCCGCGTCCCGATCGTGAGCGCGGTCGGGCACGAGGTCGACGTGACGCTCGTCGACTTCGCCGCCGACGCGCGCGCGGCGACGCCGTCGCAGGCGGCGGAGATGATCGTCCCGGACCTCGGCGCGCGGCGGAAGCTCCTCGAGGAGCGCACGCGGCGGCTCGAGCGCGCGATGCGCGCGCGCCTCGCCGAGGACCGCGCCGAGAACGCGCGGCTGATGCGGGCGTTCGGCGATCCTCGGCTCCTCATCGCGAGCGCGCAGCAGCGCGTCGACGAGCTCACGCTCCACCTCGGACGCCTCGCGCAGCGACGCATCGCGAACGAGAAGGACGCGGCCCTGGCGCTCGACGCCCGCCTCCGCGTGCAGCACCCGCAGCTGCGCATCGCGCGCGACGGCATGCGCCTCGCCGACCTCGACGGCCGCCTCGCCGCTGCCGCGCGCCACCTCGTGCGCGAGGAGACGACGCGCACCGCCGCGCTCGCGGAGCGACTCCGGCAGACCGCGCCGGAGCTCGTGCGCACGCGGAGCGCGAACGCCGCCGCGCTCGGCGAGCAGCTGGCGCGCGTCGCGCCGGCGCTCGTGCGCGCGCGCGCGGCCGAGAGCGCGTCGCTCGCCGAACGCCTCCACCGCGTCGCGCCGCACCTCGTCCGCGATCGCGCCGCCGCCGTCGCGAAGCTCGCCGCCCGCCTCGACGCGATGAGCCCGCTCAAGGTGCTCGCGCGCGGCTACGCGATCGTCACGCGCGCGGAGGACGGCCGCGCCGTCCGCGACGCGGCCGAGGTGACGCCCGGCGACACCGTCCACGTCCGCGTCGGCGAGGGCGGCTTCGACGCGACGGTGGAGCGGTCGAAGTGA
- a CDS encoding acetyl-CoA carboxylase biotin carboxylase subunit, which translates to MRAFKKVLVANRGEIAVRVTRTLHEMGIRAVAIYSDADRAALHVRMADEAYPVGPAPASESYLRVDKVIDVAKKAGCDAVHPGYGFLSENPAFADACEKAGITFIGPPASAMRAMGSKTAARAKMAEAGVPIVPGAMCDTTDEAIAAAKKIGFPVMLKAAAGGGGKGMRLVGSEGEMANAWERARSEAKKFFGDDTVYIEKAILRPRHVEIQVLGDRDGNMVHVFERDCSIQRRNQKVVEETPTPAKHASRELIAKMGAIAVQGAKAVGYHSAGTFEFLLADDGSFYFLEMNTRLQVEHPVTELVTGTDLVREMVLIAQGEKLSFAQTDLVARGAAIQCRVYAEDPASGFLPSPGRIDRLVTPSGPGVRDDGGAYPGSEVSSFYDPLVSKLCVWAPTRERAVARMRRALSEYVVTGIRTNLAFHEKLFSHPEFAAGDYDTGFIERHKDELLGYPQVPEADRDAVAVAVALAAARMERATGATSAARGEEGSRLSPWVAQHRAHALR; encoded by the coding sequence ATGCGCGCATTCAAGAAGGTCCTCGTCGCGAACCGCGGCGAGATCGCGGTCCGCGTCACCCGCACCCTCCACGAAATGGGCATCCGCGCGGTCGCGATCTACTCCGACGCCGACCGGGCCGCGCTCCACGTCCGCATGGCCGACGAGGCCTATCCCGTCGGCCCCGCGCCCGCGAGCGAGAGCTACCTCCGCGTCGACAAGGTCATCGACGTCGCGAAGAAGGCGGGCTGCGACGCGGTGCATCCCGGATATGGCTTCTTGAGCGAAAATCCCGCCTTCGCCGATGCGTGCGAGAAGGCCGGCATCACGTTCATCGGCCCGCCTGCGAGCGCGATGCGCGCGATGGGCTCGAAGACCGCGGCGCGCGCGAAGATGGCGGAGGCCGGCGTCCCGATCGTCCCGGGCGCGATGTGCGACACGACCGACGAGGCGATCGCGGCGGCGAAGAAGATCGGCTTCCCCGTGATGCTCAAGGCCGCGGCGGGCGGCGGCGGCAAGGGCATGCGCCTCGTGGGCTCCGAAGGCGAGATGGCGAACGCGTGGGAGCGCGCGCGGAGCGAGGCGAAGAAGTTCTTCGGCGACGACACGGTCTACATCGAGAAGGCGATCCTCCGGCCGCGCCACGTCGAGATCCAGGTCCTCGGCGATCGCGACGGCAACATGGTCCACGTCTTCGAGCGCGACTGCTCGATCCAGCGCCGCAACCAGAAGGTGGTGGAGGAGACGCCGACGCCCGCGAAGCACGCGTCGCGCGAGCTCATCGCGAAGATGGGCGCGATCGCGGTCCAGGGCGCGAAGGCGGTCGGCTACCACTCCGCCGGCACCTTCGAGTTCCTCCTCGCCGACGACGGCAGCTTCTACTTCCTCGAGATGAACACGCGCCTCCAGGTCGAGCACCCCGTCACGGAGCTCGTCACCGGCACCGACCTCGTCCGCGAGATGGTGCTCATCGCGCAGGGCGAGAAGCTCTCCTTCGCCCAGACCGACCTCGTCGCGCGCGGCGCCGCGATTCAGTGCCGCGTCTACGCCGAAGACCCCGCCTCGGGCTTCCTCCCGTCGCCGGGCCGCATCGATCGCCTCGTCACGCCCTCCGGCCCCGGCGTCCGCGACGACGGCGGCGCGTACCCAGGCTCCGAGGTCTCGAGCTTCTACGACCCCCTCGTCTCGAAGCTCTGCGTGTGGGCCCCGACCCGCGAGCGCGCCGTCGCGCGCATGCGCCGCGCGCTCTCCGAGTACGTCGTGACCGGTATCCGAACAAACCTCGCTTTCCACGAAAAACTCTTTTCGCACCCCGAGTTCGCCGCCGGCGACTACGACACGGGCTTCATCGAGCGCCACAAAGACGAGCTCCTCGGCTACCCGCAGGTGCCCGAGGCCGACCGCGACGCGGTCGCCGTCGCCGTCGCCCTCGCCGCCGCCCGCATGGAACGTGCGACAGGCGCAACCTCCGCCGCCCGCGGCGAAGAAGGCTCCCGCCTCTCCCCTTGGGTCGCCCAACACCGCGCCCACGCCCTCCGCTGA
- a CDS encoding WYL domain-containing protein, with translation MRPTSTKNGYKPKTPKLGRPVGRFTQHRRLDRLREALEAEPRGLTLEEIATYLRITERSVRRYLRELDGTKVDEKFELLEPVATRPGGPLRWRIKPGERGRAVSLRRAQAYALLATRQGFDVLRGSALYDEVDLALGQIAKIAQTPFRAGRTEISGEHKLESRFVFAPSLARSYTARGEDLDELFRAVADLRVVHYRPRQQRTERQVFRPYAMVMHRGTIYVVGVPHGGEVEALPLEVMTDIRSSETERFELPAGFDVNQYIHGELGVGRIGKARFTVDFDARVADEVKAKRIHPLQRTASSPDGRVRLSLPLVDRAAAVAFVLSWGDAARVVDPPELVADVRAILSRAAARYS, from the coding sequence ATGCGGCCGACCTCGACGAAGAACGGCTACAAGCCGAAGACCCCGAAGCTGGGACGTCCCGTCGGTCGCTTCACGCAGCACCGCCGCCTCGATCGCCTGCGCGAGGCGCTCGAGGCCGAGCCGCGCGGCCTCACGCTGGAGGAGATCGCGACGTACCTGCGCATCACCGAGCGCTCCGTGCGCCGCTACCTCCGCGAGCTCGACGGGACGAAGGTCGACGAGAAGTTCGAGCTGCTCGAGCCGGTCGCGACGCGCCCCGGCGGGCCGCTCCGCTGGCGCATCAAGCCGGGCGAGCGCGGGCGCGCGGTGTCGCTCCGCCGCGCGCAGGCCTACGCGCTCCTCGCGACGCGGCAGGGGTTCGACGTCCTCCGCGGCTCCGCGCTCTACGACGAGGTCGACCTCGCGCTCGGACAGATCGCGAAGATCGCGCAGACGCCCTTCCGCGCGGGGCGCACCGAGATCTCGGGGGAGCACAAGCTCGAGTCCCGCTTCGTGTTCGCCCCTTCGCTCGCGCGCTCCTACACCGCGCGCGGCGAGGACCTCGACGAGCTGTTCCGCGCCGTCGCCGATCTGCGCGTCGTCCACTACCGGCCGCGGCAGCAGCGGACCGAACGGCAGGTCTTTCGTCCCTACGCGATGGTCATGCACCGCGGCACGATCTACGTCGTCGGCGTGCCCCACGGCGGTGAGGTCGAGGCGCTGCCGCTCGAGGTGATGACCGACATCCGCTCGAGCGAGACGGAGCGCTTCGAGCTGCCCGCGGGCTTCGACGTGAACCAGTACATCCACGGCGAGCTCGGGGTGGGGCGCATCGGGAAGGCCCGCTTCACCGTCGACTTCGACGCGCGCGTCGCGGACGAGGTGAAGGCGAAGCGCATCCACCCGCTCCAGCGCACCGCGAGCTCGCCCGACGGCCGCGTGCGGTTGTCGCTCCCGCTCGTCGACCGGGCGGCGGCGGTCGCGTTCGTGCTCTCGTGGGGCGACGCCGCGCGCGTCGTCGATCCTCCGGAGCTGGTGGCAGACGTGCGCGCGATCTTGTCGCGCGCGGCAGCGAGGTACTCATGA
- a CDS encoding saccharopine dehydrogenase NADP-binding domain-containing protein, with product MSERPFDIVLFGATGFTGKLVAEYLAKEAKGRDVKWAIAGRNPVKLEAIRRDLARSDTTLLDLPLRTAESHDVASLDELVPQAKVVCTTVGPYSKYGIELVRACARHGTSYCDLTGEPPFVRRSADECNEEATKNKARIVHCAGYDSIPSDLGTLLARDHAGEDLAWAKVFVGKVKGAISGGTIASMLGIMELAKSDREVRKLLFDPHGLDPVRGDADRDPFEDDQRSVRFDKDIGRWTAPFVMATINTRVVRRSHAILKAENDKGYGPSFRYNEAMSFAKGPAGLLSATAVVAAVGAFMAATAIGPARAALERTVLPAPGEGPSRASIESGFFEMHVLARTESGRMIRGRVAGDKDPGYGGTAIMLAESAMCLAKDEASLPQRWGILTPATGMGMQLVKRLRAAGMTLEAHDA from the coding sequence ATGAGCGAGCGACCGTTCGACATCGTCCTCTTCGGCGCGACCGGCTTCACCGGCAAGCTGGTCGCCGAATACCTCGCGAAAGAGGCCAAAGGCCGCGACGTGAAATGGGCCATCGCCGGCCGTAATCCGGTGAAGCTCGAGGCGATCCGGCGCGACCTCGCGCGGAGCGACACGACGCTGCTCGACCTCCCGCTCCGTACCGCGGAGTCGCACGACGTCGCCTCGCTCGACGAGCTCGTGCCGCAGGCGAAGGTCGTATGCACGACCGTGGGGCCGTATTCGAAGTACGGAATCGAGCTCGTGCGGGCGTGCGCGCGTCACGGCACGAGCTATTGCGATCTCACCGGCGAGCCGCCGTTCGTGCGCCGCTCCGCCGACGAGTGCAACGAAGAGGCGACGAAGAACAAGGCGCGCATCGTCCATTGCGCGGGCTACGACTCGATCCCCTCCGACCTCGGGACGCTCCTCGCGCGCGACCACGCCGGCGAGGACCTCGCGTGGGCGAAGGTCTTCGTCGGCAAGGTGAAGGGCGCGATCAGCGGCGGCACGATCGCCTCGATGCTCGGGATCATGGAGCTGGCGAAGAGCGATCGCGAGGTGCGGAAGCTCCTCTTCGATCCGCACGGGCTCGACCCCGTGCGCGGCGACGCCGATCGCGATCCGTTCGAGGACGATCAGCGGAGCGTCCGCTTCGACAAGGACATCGGCCGCTGGACCGCGCCCTTCGTGATGGCGACGATCAACACGCGCGTGGTCCGGCGATCGCACGCCATCCTCAAGGCCGAGAACGACAAGGGCTATGGGCCGAGCTTCCGCTACAACGAAGCGATGAGCTTCGCGAAGGGACCGGCCGGCCTCTTGAGCGCGACCGCCGTCGTCGCCGCGGTCGGCGCGTTCATGGCCGCGACCGCGATCGGCCCTGCGCGCGCGGCGCTCGAGCGCACGGTGCTGCCGGCGCCGGGAGAGGGGCCGTCGCGCGCGTCGATCGAGTCGGGCTTCTTCGAGATGCACGTCCTCGCGCGCACGGAGTCGGGGCGGATGATCCGCGGCCGCGTCGCGGGCGACAAGGACCCCGGCTACGGCGGGACCGCGATCATGCTCGCCGAGAGCGCGATGTGCCTCGCCAAAGACGAGGCGAGCCTCCCGCAGCGCTGGGGGATCCTCACCCCCGCGACGGGGATGGGGATGCAGCTCGTGAAGCGGCTGCGCGCCGCCGGCATGACCCTCGAAGCGCACGACGCGTGA